The stretch of DNA TAGAATCTGTCTTGTTGCCACGAATAAGTGCTTCTCGGCTGCCACCAATCCGAGTAGCACAAACCCTTCACAGATTCCCTCTGTGCGGTAGAATATGTTTATTTGTGACGAAAACCTTAACTAGACAAACCAATggctttgtttatttttttctcattcccTTCAAATGCAGCagtcaatgaaaatggtcatctcgaatttcaaaaagtttccccataaaaaatgttcaccacctcgaaaaaacaccctatgcaaaatataaggTCAATCGGACATAAGGgcgagtggcgcaaagcggtcaatatttgagttttttgaaaatccaaaaatcacccaaaaggggagtaaaggaaatcgggttttcgaaaaaaaaattttgatatcaaatgtctttaaattgcatgaaacgtcggatctcaaaaaaaaatcggagtacgagacgaaaagtatggttttgggtgccaataaaaatagttgtctcgatttttcattcggaacttgctacgaaatgttgatttgcacgataatataccctttgaaaaatattagctcattcggacttcagttactggtgtcacaaacgttaaaaattgagttttttttttgaaaaacaaaaaatcaccgaaaatcaaggtttactagaaaaaaaaaattgatgccaaatgtctcaaaattgcattactcgtcgagattcacaattatctcgaatttttttttgtcaaaaaaaatgtttttttagcacttggtcgtttttccgtctgaaaaatcgatttgagatttttttttttgagatgactgtaaatctcgacgtgtcttgcaattttaagacatttggcatcaatttttttaaaccccgatttccgatgatttttcggttttcaaaaaactcaaattttaacgtctgcagcACTAATAAATTAAATTCGAATGTGCTAAtaatttgcatagggtatattatcgtgcaaatcaacacttcgtagcaagttccgaatgaaaaatcgagataactatttttattggcacccaaaactatacttttcgtttcgtactctaAAAAAACTAAGTGCCAGAGTGCCGATCCACaactacacccaggtttttttttacgcgattttttttgcgtagttttttttacgcggattttccaattaacgcggttttttctacgcggattttccaattaacgcggtttttttacgaggtacgtatcccccgcgtaaaaaaaacctgggtgtatagtATTATAAAAAGAccatctaattggctttaatttgatttgacCGAAAACTTCATAAAAAtgtgtcctcttatggtaagaatttcaacatttctcattGTCGATtgcttcctctgggggtacgtgaaggaccgttgctatttTGATAAGCcagaaaatttggaggaacttaaagaagaaataactcgaattttcaacataatcgaagtcgtaatgttagagttgttcaccgtttaaaacgcactatcgaaaaaaggggtggtcacatcgaaaatgtcctaaaataagctttattttcgtttttttttaaataagaatcagttcacttttgtagaagtaatTACAATTAGTTGCGTGAGCGTGTAATCTGAAAGATCCTGTACAAACAACATAAACAAGTTTGCTCACTACGATCCGAAAAATGAACGACTGGAGCATTCTTGGAAAGGACAGGTTTTTATGAAAATGGTTTTCTGGAGATAAAACGTAGAATATTATGGAAAACGCAAAGAAGGAAGCCGAAAGATTACAAGATACATCATTTCGTTAGAATCGTAACAGTTTCAagaaattgatccgaatcaaaatgaaaatgtctcATTCTGTAcaacacccaaaattgatttttgctcatgttttgtcatcccgatttattacattaaatgagcctaaatgtaacagaaaatgtcatgactctcaaatacaggtaagcatttgtataatatatatagtaAAACAAtgtaagattaatacgagcgagcgaaacagaagacaaataagctttccgcatactctgccacatacacggcccagaccgagatagatattgcttTCCTTCGTGCtcttctttttactcttagaaaacactttccaacttaattttataatcaggtgcaatattatcacgcatttactcaacagcatcattagttatgtggatagcgtggtcgtgtaaaacagccttgcattccagccggccttggttcgaccCCCGTTGACGTCATTTGgttgcaatcccaaaaaagatgaaaaaaagagatgtctgcttccatacatacaaacattttaaagctttggAGGCCAGATGATCTTTTTGCtaatttgacgcttcaaggcaaGAAATTGCATGgtttctgtcgaaaatgaaatgctttctgacaacgctagtttgggtgtagtattTAAGACTCCTTCACGATAACTTCAAACTGTATTCGTAAATCCATTTTGTCATATGTGCTCATATGTTCTCATATGTACATAATCCATAATCCATCCTCTTCTATAGCTAACAGTGCCTTTCCAACAAGTTCAATCAGAGCAGTGATGGTGAAAGCTggagtacagtagaacctcaattatccgcgagcggatgatccgcgaatGCGAGTTCTCTAGTAGTTCTATAAACCtttccgaaatttgtcagtgagtggtagagtcttgctcttttgttttggccaTGGCTATCACATTATCTGCTCACTGATGTAAACGAcgttacagatggatagttcaacaatttctgtactgataaaacatagttttcatgctaaaatatctttttttcgtgttagTACTTCATTTTTAGCCAttcattgcgttatccgcgattttcgttatacgcggtgatcTAGCCCGACTGTTCTGCGGATAATCGAGATTCTACTGTACTTTATTTCGTATATGTAGCAACACTACACGATGTACGAACAGCTATTCGCTTCAAGGAAACAGGCAGAATCGTCCAGAATTGCGTTCTACTCAGAAGCAGGGCACGGCATCTCCCTCTACCGAATCGACTATAAcggggccctattatagaaatcgaatcgaggattcgatacaatcactatcactatcacaccgagtaaaatctgaaattatagaaatcgaggaaaactactcgattcgttagcaagctcgaatgtcagctgttgtgatgaaatattttgaaacaaattcgaaatgtttcacgaagcactatagaaaggatgccaaatctttctttgaggcatctgctatgaaaatgtgtttccaaaagtgttaatatggttatgttttggagcaAATTGATATTCTCTCAAAGAATAAAGCTTAACAGGCGTAAGGCACGCatgcatgtgtaataaaaacgacagcgtgaaacaatttgctttacaaaaaatataattattagaaaatgaacttattcatgtattttcatgactgcaatctatggaattccgaaAAGAGTCACGCacgaatttcactttttttagcaaaacaatttttgttattcatgTGATGCAACATGTAATTCTCTTTTTTAACGTCGATTCCTTGTTGTAGCGGCCacaatagctttattgtattggggccaccacctgttgctctaaattctcgcttgttgtgtgctagtgttttctttcCGTTtcccctcatgtcaatccaaacctgtaatttaaatgaaatgattattgttttgcaggatagctttagcatatggtatagaaagtttggaATCTTCTATAGGAGCATTGcgaccactgcgaccattagtttgatctattgtagtgaaagTGGTGTAGTTTGGCATAGTATAGcagtaaaaaagaaaattgctgccaaaaataacgtactaatgtatgctagtagaagtgagcaatttttaggtaggaaattcggttgaaagcaattcaaagagtatgataaaatttacttatgaaagttATGTGTATCGTAAAAGAAATACTTACTTTCTACCAACCATGATGCATTggtggtctcagtgcattaagctcctctCTCAATTCCTCTAACTTTCCTACACCGGGATTATATTAGAACTGCCTTCTCAAGAACCTCGAGCAAAGTCtacattcgctttcattggttcaacgagccgttcaaactggtggtgatttggttttttttttcttccgccactcattttcagccactgaaatatgcgctggaagtaaatTTTGCATTGTAAAgtataacatgattaatataaataacgCTGGACttaacacttaccttgtatacactattctggcagcacaataaaacaaatgatgatcaaaacaaacgaacatgtgttgcaaattgcatatattgaagcgtttctgaaatgtttcccaaaggaaaatatcagggacgcaaacaaaaaaaaataattctctgaagatatgcaacaagcgaaccaaacaactcgaaaagttctgacacttgcaacgatagctatcactcgctcggtgctatcgaattgctcgatttctataatagtaaaacagagctaacgagcaaaattcttatcgcctcgatttctataatagggcccttcatttcattcttcccagtcaaattgtcctcattgcattttgaagtgacttcccccaaaacgaattcattcctctctctctttcccatgtatctttatgcatgcaacgatgcttgagttcaccgtggtttgacaaacgctacaggtgagctagattattttgtatcgtacacgaaaattactcacacgtataaaatagcgtgctgtgtgtgaattattttgcacgcctagtactaactaatactaacgcgaggacctttatagcatacttgataaatgtctaagttcgttggtttgagttcacgatgggtagaaaaaaaaccgtccattgatagGTTAACTACTTTTTTTCCATCAGgagtcaagttttcgttcctcttcatatggacgtacaataagattgcatacgggggtacaaaattagtgtcagggggaaatggaaatgtggattgaagtcagttgaatgaagaggcagatttgtattcattagtcgagtcagttaaaataaccactgactggactagttcaccagtcattctCGCTAGTCAacactagtcaattcattttctagtcaagtcatttttttgttggcggtgactgcagaagcagctctagtcgaagcgaagctgctgggagtagagtcggtcttcatttttcaccgtcgaagatttcgggccctgctcaGAAGAGCCAACACTTCCTTCGAGAGTACTTAAATATCCCCAACTCAGTGGAAGAGATGCCAAGAGAATGGTGAAAAATAAAATCTAGTTGTCTCGGCATCAAGACAGGAATCATTCCAGTCCAACTACTCAACTAAACAAAACGAAGCGTACAGTGATTACCGGATCGGATCAACCAAATGCTCGGGATCAATACTTACATATAGATTTCTTCTACAAGCTTACGCAGACCACCCAACGTGCAGATGCAAACAAAGACTCACAACTGAACATATTCTTACGAAAGTAGGTATGAAGGTCTTCATGGTAATCTAGATGAAATTCTCAAAAACAATAATGATACTGAGAAAAAACTGCtggagtttttgaaaaagactATGATATCCTGTCTATTATATTAATTCATTAATTTCGATAAAGACAAATAGAAAGATATCCtcagaaaataaatttagtcAAATTAAACGACTTCGAAATTTCGGAACCTGAGCAAGTCGACAATCCGACGATATCCAAGGTATCTCTTGGTTTTTTCTGTCTTTATTTCTGTTAAACTGAATGAATCTTAATATTACTTTTAGAttttgattttcagattttGAGTGAACCAAGCTTTGTGGTTCTTACTGCCATCAAGCCGCAGTTATTTCGCTCTGTAGTTCAAAATTTGTGTACCTAACCTTATGGTATATTTCCAGATCAAACATCGCGGCATGCTAGCAACAGCCAGTGGAATCGTTCGCGAAGAAGGAGCATTCAAATTATGGCAGGGTGTCACACCGGCTCTCTACCGTCATCTTGTGTACAGGTTAGTCCCCAATTATGACTCATAAGAACAGTCCCTAAATGCGCCTTTTTTAATTCCCTCAGCGGAGTTCGCATCGTAACCTACGATGGTCTGAGGAAGAAGCTCCGCAAcggcaataacgattttgcgctGTGGAAATCCGCGCTAGCAGGGGTTGGAGCGGGTTCCTTGGCGCAGTGGTTGGCTTCACCAGCCGATCTGGTGAAGGTGCACATCCAAATGGAGGGCAAACGTCGGCTGCTGGGACTCGAGCCCAGGGTTCATGGAGCGGCCCACGCTTTCCGAGAAATAGTCAGCCGTGGAGGCATCCTCGGTCTGTGGAAGGGAAGCGTTCCCAATGTTCAGCGTGCGGCTCTTGTCAACCTGGGTGACTTGACGACCTACGATTCGGTTAAACATTTCGTCATGAAAAAGACCGGGCTACCGGACTGTCACTTGGTGCATATCATTTCCTCGATTTGTGCTGGGCTGGTTGCGGCTACGATGGGAACCCCCGCCGATGTTGTTAAGACCAGAGTAATGAATCAACCCACCGACTTGGATGGAAGGTAAGGATCTTGCCAACAATAGTTTTCCGGAAAAATGAAAACTGATCAGACTGTGAATCAATATTTCAGGGGCCTTCTTTACAAAGGATCCCTCGATTGTCTGCAACAAACCGTGGCCAAGGAAGGATTCTTCGCACTATACAAAGGTTTCTTGCCGGTATGGATCCG from Toxorhynchites rutilus septentrionalis strain SRP chromosome 3, ASM2978413v1, whole genome shotgun sequence encodes:
- the LOC129777154 gene encoding mitochondrial uncoupling protein 4 isoform X2, translating into MQQTTRTEMRPVKYHYADSFWCTYLISVFAASIAETVTYPLDLTKTRLQIQGEATAVTGALKKIKHRGMLATASGIVREEGAFKLWQGVTPALYRHLVYSGVRIVTYDGLRKKLRNGNNDFALWKSALAGVGAGSLAQWLASPADLVKVHIQMEGKRRLLGLEPRVHGAAHAFREIVSRGGILGLWKGSVPNVQRAALVNLGDLTTYDSVKHFVMKKTGLPDCHLVHIISSICAGLVAATMGTPADVVKTRVMNQPTDLDGRGLLYKGSLDCLQQTVAKEGFFALYKGFLPVWIRMAPWSLTFWLSFEQIRSTLGASGY
- the LOC129777154 gene encoding mitochondrial uncoupling protein 4 isoform X1; amino-acid sequence: MTSGVPCVRLSYFFFYYYCRLAAVVEPLHLVNCSDQFRVGGAQGIRFDMQANKLSEQPITSELDSSSSTTTTATMQQTTRTEMRPVKYHYADSFWCTYLISVFAASIAETVTYPLDLTKTRLQIQGEATAVTGALKKIKHRGMLATASGIVREEGAFKLWQGVTPALYRHLVYSGVRIVTYDGLRKKLRNGNNDFALWKSALAGVGAGSLAQWLASPADLVKVHIQMEGKRRLLGLEPRVHGAAHAFREIVSRGGILGLWKGSVPNVQRAALVNLGDLTTYDSVKHFVMKKTGLPDCHLVHIISSICAGLVAATMGTPADVVKTRVMNQPTDLDGRGLLYKGSLDCLQQTVAKEGFFALYKGFLPVWIRMAPWSLTFWLSFEQIRSTLGASGY